One window of Populus nigra chromosome 5, ddPopNigr1.1, whole genome shotgun sequence genomic DNA carries:
- the LOC133694090 gene encoding uncharacterized protein At5g64816-like, whose amino-acid sequence MVDPWWSLLGAAIPAIIAGQALRMKKRRADEQRLKSARGREKSSDEIFVCERVCTSKRMLKKVGALSKDPTIDTCVTVCGVSELDACADACARTVCVNQHQVPNWNDICLRRCQSECLRLSRSFETS is encoded by the coding sequence ATGGTGGACCCATGGTGGTCTTTATTGGGTGCAGCAATACCTGCTATAATTGCAGGGCAAGCATTGAggatgaagaaaagaagagcTGATGAGCAGAGGTTAAAGAGTGCTAGAGGCCGTGAAAAGAGCTCCGATGAAATTTTTGTTTGCGAGAGGGTATGCACATCGAAGAGGATGCTAAAGAAGGTTGGTGCATTATCTAAAGATCCAACTATTGATACTTGTGTGACTGTTTGTGGTGTTTCTGAGCTCGATGCTTGTGCCGATGCGTGTGCCAGAACTGTTTGTGTGAATCAACACCAAGTGCCTAACTGGAATGATATTTGCCTTCGGAGGTGCCAAAGTGAGTGTCTTAGGCTATCCAGATCCTTTGAAACTTCTTGA